The Myxococcales bacterium region CAAGCTCGGCAACGCCATGTTCCGGGTGGCCGGTCGCATGCAATACGACCGCGCCAACGCTCCGGGCGCCCCGTGGCAAGAGTTCTACCTCGAGCTCGACGGTGGCGCTCGGTGGGCGTGGCTCGCGCTCGCGCAGGGCAATTGGTACCTGATGTCGCTCTACGAGCACTCGCTCCACCTGCCGACGTACCAGCAGGCCCAACCGGGCGTCTCGATCACGCTCGGCGGCGGCGAGGTCTTCACCGTCGCCGAACGCTCCGCGCGGCGACCCATCTCGGGTGAGGGCGAGCTCCCCTTCCCCTTCGAGCCCGGCGTCGTCGAGTACTACGCAGACATGTCGGGCCCGCAAGGCGCCTTCGGGACCCTCGACTTCGGCACGGGGAACCCGCCCGAGCCGCCGCAGGTCTACTTCGGTCGGCAGATCGATCCGCGGACGATCTCGCTCGACGGCTCGGGCCCCGTCGGCGACGGCCCCAAGGCCGAGGTGACCTCGCTCAAGTGCCCCGGCTGCGGCGGCGATTTGCCGCTCGCCGAGCCCGATCGTTCGGAGCGCGTGGTCTGCCGCTATTGCGGCACGCAGTCGGACGTCAACGCCGGCGCCCTCATCGCGCTCAAGAAGCTGCCGATGCCGCCGGTGCAGCCGGCCATCGCGCTCGGCGCCAAGGGCACGCTCCGCGGCCAAGAGGTCACGGTGGTCGGCTTCATGGTTCGAGGCACGAGCGTCGTCGACGAAGACGGCGACGTGGAGCGCTTCTCGTGGCGCGAGTACCTGCTCTACTCCCACGGCGCCGCGGCGACAGCGGCGGGCCATCCGGCAGCGCCCGGCGCGGCCGCCGGCCCGGGCTTCCTCTTCCTCGTCGAAGAAGACGGCTCGTGGGAGCACATCGTGCCCATCGGCATGGGCGACCTCGGCAGGCCGAGCGCCGACGTGCGCACCTTCCAGAACCAAACGTTCCGCCACACGGAGACCGTCGAGGCCGACGTCGAGGCGGTGCTCGGCGAGTTCTATTGGAAGGTCGAGGTCGGCGAGCGCGTCCAAGCGTCAACGTTTGGCGGCCCGAGCCGAACGAAGATCAGCGAAGAGAGCACGGGGCAGGAGATCAGCTGCTCCTATTCGTCGCCGCTCCAATTGCCCGAGCTCCGCCACGCCTTCGGAACTCAGTTCCAGTCGGCAGCAGCGCCTGGCGGGCCGCGCCCCAACGTCGGGTGGAAACATCACCTCTTCTGGATCGGCATGTTGGTCCTCTGGCTCGCCGTCTCGGTCAGCGCCTGCGCGCGCTCGCACCAGGCGAAGGTGCTGACGACGCAGGTGCCGATCAAGTCGTCGTTGACGAAGAGCCTCGAGAAGACCCTCAAGGACTCGCTGGACCTCTCGAAGAAGAATGCGCGCCTCCTGGCCGACGGCGGCGTGAAGACCGCCGACCTGCGGATCGGAGCGGTGACCACCAAGCCGACGTCGTTCGAGACGGCGTCGGTCATCGAAGGCGTCAAGCCGCGCATCGCGCGATGTTTCCCGGGCGTCGTGACGGGCTCGTTCACGGTCAACGTGACCATGGGCCAAAAGGGCCTCGTCAAGACGGCCGAAGCCACGGCGGTCCAAGGCCTCGCGGCGGCGCCCGTGTCCTGCGCGCGCGTCTCCTTCCTGAGCACGCAGTGGAGCGGCGCGCCCGCCGGCGCGACGGTCACCATTCCCATTCAGTTCACGCCCGTCGCCGACGCGGTGACGCCGGCCACGAGCACCCCGCCTGCCGGCGCCGAACCCGACAC contains the following coding sequences:
- a CDS encoding DUF4178 domain-containing protein, which produces MKIELVRSGACPSCGAPIQFASNSAAAQVCKSCNFVVARTDRDLRAVGRVADLVPIASPLTVGAMGKLGNAMFRVAGRMQYDRANAPGAPWQEFYLELDGGARWAWLALAQGNWYLMSLYEHSLHLPTYQQAQPGVSITLGGGEVFTVAERSARRPISGEGELPFPFEPGVVEYYADMSGPQGAFGTLDFGTGNPPEPPQVYFGRQIDPRTISLDGSGPVGDGPKAEVTSLKCPGCGGDLPLAEPDRSERVVCRYCGTQSDVNAGALIALKKLPMPPVQPAIALGAKGTLRGQEVTVVGFMVRGTSVVDEDGDVERFSWREYLLYSHGAAATAAGHPAAPGAAAGPGFLFLVEEDGSWEHIVPIGMGDLGRPSADVRTFQNQTFRHTETVEADVEAVLGEFYWKVEVGERVQASTFGGPSRTKISEESTGQEISCSYSSPLQLPELRHAFGTQFQSAAAPGGPRPNVGWKHHLFWIGMLVLWLAVSVSACARSHQAKVLTTQVPIKSSLTKSLEKTLKDSLDLSKKNARLLADGGVKTADLRIGAVTTKPTSFETASVIEGVKPRIARCFPGVVTGSFTVNVTMGQKGLVKTAEATAVQGLAAAPVSCARVSFLSTQWSGAPAGATVTIPIQFTPVADAVTPATSTPPAGAEPDTAAFSDPFDVLADGRNMKITLSAQNLSNTWVGLEVALVHEATGTVWEDAVELDYYSGVEGGESWSEGSRSKTLWYSRMPAGKYVLRVDPATDAAKPALGPIGVEVTSDVPPAGYVIIALFGISILYMLSTFLRKARLAADAARAASAAQGRPA